Part of the Paenibacillus guangzhouensis genome is shown below.
GATCAGCAGCACGGATCAGGCGCTGAGACGAAACAAACCATAACGGTTGAGCTGAATTTGGCTAAATATACGCCAGATGCTATTAAAAGAGTGAGCAGAGAAACAGGCAAGCTGGAGACGGTTTCGCTTAAATCTCTCGGCGGTAACCGTTATCAGCTGAACGTAACGCTGAATGGCGGCGTGGCGGATTTGTTCCAGTTAGACAAAACGAAGGTCAACCCTAGTTACGTAGCTTTGGAGTCAGCCAGCCTACCTAGTATGTTAGAGCTCAATCCAGGCGAGACTAGCGCTCTAAGCCCGGTTGTGTCACCTGCTACCGCGACGGAAAAGGGCGTGGAGTGGAGTTCCTCCAACGAGAGCATCGCGAAAGTTGATGCAAACGGCAATATTACGGCTGTAGCTGGAGGGAAAGCTTTCATAACAGCTACAACTGTCGATGGTAACAAAATGGCTAGGATTGAGGTTACGGTGTCATCAATGGAGATACCGGTCACAGGGATCACGGTAAGTCCTGCGGATGTTACGCTTAATAGCGAGGATTCAGTGAAACTGACAGCATCCATTATCCCGGATTATGCAACGAATAAAGCGTATGTGTGGTCAAGCAGCGACGAGACAATTGCAAGTGTGGATCAGACGGGTAATGTAACTGCTGTTGCGCCAGGTAAGGCTACGATTACGGCTACGACCGTTGACGGGAGCTTCACAGGGACTAGCTCAATTACGGTGCTCGATGCATCTAGTGAAGCATCGATGTCGGAGTTAATCGTCAATGGAGGAAGCGCGGATCTTTCTTTTAACAGCAATAAGTTGGATTATACATTCACCCTTAATGCAAGCGTGGATACTATGACACTGCAGCCTCGGTTGAAGAACAGCAAAGGAACAATAGAAGTAAATGGTACGAAGGTGAACAGCGGCCAATTGATTACAGCCAAAGTTCCACTGGGCAACAGCAAGATCGTATTCGTTACGAACGCGGTTGACGGAATCACGTCAAAAACGTATACCGTTACGGTGAAACGCAACAAGAACGTTGCGCTTGAAGCGAAAGCCGCTCGTGCGACTTTTACGGAACACGGTACGAATTGGAATATTAATACGAATGATTACACAGAGGGTGCGAATTTACCGTCTGCGATGATTGATGGCAAAGTCGAAACATATTTCCAAAGCGCGAGAATAGAAGAGTTAAACCCAAAAGGTGAATTTAATCCGGCTCATAAGATTTTGCTGGAATGGGATGAGAATAATCTTCAGGACTTCAATAAACTTGTAGTCGTTGTCAACAAAGCACAGCGGCAAGGATTAACGGTTCTGGACATTACGACAACCGAGGACGGAAAAACTTGGGATGAGTTAAATTCGAGCAAATTAACTTGGCAGACCGATAGCGAGGATGAGTACGAACGTATTACGATTGATTTGGCTGATTATAAGGCGTTCTATGGGCCTGATTACAAAGGTATAAGAGGCATTTATATACTGCTGTGGAAAGCCAACTTGAATGAAGACAAACGTTATGCCATATCCGAGATGGAACTCTACAATGATAAGGATGCGACGGAACCAGTAGAATTGTCGGTATCTGACATTCCGGCAATTGGGGTGAAGGTGAACCCGCCGTCTGCCGAACTCCTTATTCACGGAACGACGAAGTTGACCGCTGTGTTTGAACCGGTAAATGCGACCAACAATTCCGTTCAGTGGAGCAGCAGTGACGAGCGTGTTGCAACCGTTAACGGAAGCGGCATGGTTACCGCCATTAGCGTGGGAACGGCGATCATAACGGCAACAGCAGGGGAAGGCGGCATTCTTACTTCTTCAAGTACGATTAAGGTGACGAGTCCAGACAGTGATGCGTCGTTGTCAGCGCTGCTGGTGAACGACGGTAGTACGAATATTGATTTTAATAGCAGTAAAACCGAGTATACGATTAACATCGCTCAGGGCGCGGACACCCTAACATTGAAACCTACAATGAGTAAAGCTGACAGTACGATGAAGATCAACGACATTGCAGTTACTGCAAGTCAATGGGTTACGGCCAAGGTACCGATGGGTAACAGCAAAATCCATATCGTCGTTACTGCTAAAGACGGAGTAACAATCAAGACGTACACCATTACGGTGAAACGCAATAAGAATATTGCACTTGAAGCGACGGTGGTCAATGCAACATACAACGATCATGGACGTGATTGGAGTGCCACCGATTACGACAACAAGAGCGAGCATTCACCGCTTAAGATGATCGATGGTGACGATAATACGTATTTCCAAAGCATGCCAATATTAAACGGAAAAGGTGAATTTGATCCTCCGCATCGGCTTATGTTGCAGTGGAATAGTGATGATCTCAAAGATTTCAATAAACTAACTTTGGTCGTTAATAAAGCACAACATCAAGGATTGAAGGTGCTGGATATTTCGACGACAGAAGATGGGGAGGAATGGCAAAAGACCAAATCTAGCGTCTACCTAACGTGGGAAACGGACAGCCCGGATACTTATGAACGGGTAACGATCGATTTGCCTGATTACAAGGAAATTTACGAGCACGAAGGACATGAATATAACGGATTAAAAGGTATTTATATATTACTTTGGGCTGCGAACTTGGATGAGACCGACCGCTACGCCATCTCCGAATTTGAACTGTACAATGAGAAGGATGCGACAGAACCGATAGTATTGACGGTAAACAATCCTGTGGCAACTGGTGTAACGGTGAACCCGCCATCAGCAGAACTTCTTATTCATGCAAAGTTAAAGCTGACAGCGGTATTTACACCAGCAGATGCGGTCAATACTCCGGTTCAATGGAGTAGCAGTGACGAGCGTGTTGCTACCGTCGATGGGAATGGAAATGTTACTGCGATTGGTGTAGGAACGGCCATCATCACGGTAACGGCGGGGGAAGGCAATCATCTTACCGCGTCAAGTACAATTACGGTTAAGCCTGATCCAGTAAAGCCAGATCCAGAGAATCCGTATCCATACTACCCTTCGGTAACGCCACCTACAGTGATTGTAGAAAAAGGTTCAATCAACTTGGTTGTGACGAAGGTAGATGCAGCAACTGGTGAAGCGAAAGGAGCCGTTGTCATTACGGACTGGAATAAGGCAGTTGAAATAGCTTCAACAGATGCAGCTGGCGTCAAAGTCATCAAAATTGACGTTAGGAAAGCAGATGGTGCAAAATCCTATGTCATCGAGCTTCCGAAAGAGGCAATTGCCTCGAATGATGTCAAGACGAGGATTGAGCTTTCCACAGAATTCGGAACAATTAGTGCTCCAGCTACTATGCTGAATTCCATGGATTTGACGGGTGTAAATAGCATTGCGCTGTCTATAGCTGCTGGGGATATATCATCATTGGATCCTGCTGTGAAGACGCAACTCGGTAATCATCCAGTTATCGAGCTTAGTGTCAAAATCGATGGGAAAACGGTTGCTTGGAGCAATCCGAAAGCTCCGGTGAAAGTATCGATCGCTTATAAGCCTACGGCGGAAGAATTAGCCGATCCAGAGCATATTGTTGTATGGTACATCGACAGCACAGGTAAAGCCGTATCGGTACCTAGTGGCAAATATGATCCGGTAACTGGTATGGTTACGTTTATGACGAACCACTTCAGTAAATATGCGGTAGTGTTCGTCCACAAAACATTCAATGACATCGGTGGCCTATCATGGGCGAAAAAACAAATTGAAGTAATGGCATCCAAAGGAATCATCAACGGAACATCGGAAAACGCATTTGCCCCGAAAGAAACGATAACGAGAGCTGATTTTGTTGCGCTTCTCGTGCGGGCGCTTGAGCTGAAGGCTGATGGTATCGAGACGAACTTCTCCGATATTCCTGCTTCCGCCTATTATTATAAGGAAGTAGCAATTGCCAAGAAGCTAGGAATCACTACCGGCACGGGAGATGGCAAATTCAACCCGTTGCAGCCGATATCCAGGCAAGATGCGCTTGTACTGCTTCATAAGGCGATGAAGGTCGCTGGCAAACCGATCGTTGACGGATCTGCTTCTGATCTGAATCGTTTTGTCGATAAAGGAGAAATTGCTTCATACGCACTAGATCGTATAGCTGCACTTGTCCATAGTGGAATTGTTAAAGGAGACGGCGCCTATGTTCATCCAATAGCTACTTTGACTAGAGCTGAAGGGGCAGTCATGCTGTACGATATGTACAATAAAGAATAATTTGCTTATCTAATCAAGCTGTTCCTCAGTCATTTTGATGACTTAGGGGCAGCTTTTTTTGTTGCCGGGATGTTGATGTGAGTGGTTGATGATCTAATCAAAAACAAGCTTCACGTAAAGGCAGTAAGCCTGAATTGTTTTCCTTTCTGGGAACGATAGTCTAATAACAGGCTATTGTTGAGCAGGCTGCGGCAGCATACTCATTTTGTTAAGCTAACGGGCAGTTTAGTTACAAAGATAACGAGTTATTAAAGATGTCATATCGAACCATATTATTGCTGTCTATTCCATTTTTACGTAGTATGGAAGTAGGTAAGGCGTATGTCCAATAGAAAGGAATTCTATATAATGTATCAGTTTTGTGTAAGTAAGAATCGGAATAGTATGCTTGGAAGTTCGAAGGTTTTCTCTCCAGAAATTCATTTTGGAGAAGAGAAAGCCCAATTTAGAGGCTCATTATTGACTTTGTTTGGGCAGCCCGATTATAAAACTTCAAATTCAGAAAATGCGTATCAGTATGTCATTATAGCAACGGACGATGCGGGACAATCCTATGAGTTTACTGTTTATGAAGGCCCCAGTGGTCTCGCAATTGGGGGGCACCGGATAGATTCCCATACTATACTGGCAGCACAATCATTCGTTCAATATGTAAAGGAAGTCGCACCAGCTGATTTTGAAGAAACAATGATGTACGAAGATACGGGATGTACAATAGTCTACGGTTGTAAGGACGGGGTTTGTTACTATAGAGAAATACCAGAGTTTACGACAATAGAACATATTAATAAGGAACTGCCGGAGTTAACTCAGAAACAGTTAGATGAGGTACTTACAATTGATTTTTGGGATATTGAAGATGAGGATGATTTATGGTTCTGGAAAAATGATATGTTCTACGTTTCGAATGTTCATTTCCGAACGATTCGGGACTTAATGCGAAAGGACTTAATTGTAACCTTGGGTAAAACGATCGGTTTGAAAGAAGTTAAAGTGATTGGGGTAGAGGAAGGATTTGGTCCAAAATTCAGTGCCGAAACTCCCGAAATGGCATTAATTGCTTTAACGGAAGTCTGGGCTTGGAAAACGACTGCGGGTAAGCCGACTAAAAAGAGACACCTTAATTGCTCCTCATTTGCTTGGACGCTTGCGCGGGCTGTTTATGGATTTTATGGAGGGAACTTAGATAAAACTCATGCGCAGGCAAATGCTTTCTACGAAGTGTATGAAGATAAAATTTCTTCTCAGGAAGACACGCTCCGATTCTTCTATGCATTACTCGATCACTTCAAATTTAAGCGACTATAATATTAAGGGTTATTGAACTAACGGGACACGATAGAACAACGAAGAACAGGCTGCCGAATATTATTTGGCAGCCTGTTCTCCTTACGGGCAGGATAATGCAGGAAATTTAAGAATAACCTATACAACGGTCCCCAAATACGACAGCTACCCCTCGAACGGATAGACAAGCCCCCACTGGGCTCTTAAGGTATCCAGCGTCTCGGCGACCGCGATCGATTCGTCGAGCGTGATCAAGGCGTTCTCCTTCCGGCCTGCCCGCAAGTCTTCATGTACGGCTGTAAATTCATAGCCGAATCCTTCCCCGATCCGTTCATCCTTGATTGTGTCCTCAAGCCGATCTCCTATGATCAATCTGGCTTCTCTAGGGGACCAGAACCGCGGAACTTCAATATGGCCCTTGGTTCCGATGATGCGAACCTCTTGCGGCGTCGAAGTCGAGATGGAAGAGAAGAGCGAAGCCATCTGTCCGTTCTCATATTCCAGCAAGCATGCCATTCGGGCATCCACTCCAGTAGAAGTGGAGCGGGAACGACTGAGCACCTCGACGGGCTTGGAGCCGAAAACCATCGAGGCGTAGGAGACTGCGTAAACGCCGACATCGAGCAGACTGCCCCCGGCCATATCGGGATTGAACAGGCGCGATTGAGGGTTCTCCGCAGCAGAGAATCCGAAGTCCGCCGTTAAGTAATGCACGTCTCCGATAGCTCCGTCCGAAACCCATTGCATGACCTTGCGCGATACCGG
Proteins encoded:
- a CDS encoding Ig-like domain-containing protein, producing the protein MMTVISLLLCLVVPNGVVLADEANTAPADLGLVGEWKFDSMVGGVTPDTFLNNDIVVTKAALGSGKFGKGLLLNGYDSYATIPNHNLINTGSDFSLSMLVNFDSTYTNRDVVLVQQQGGSNTTLLKRRPDGRMESSLGGVATIGTTPIEPKKWYHVALVRDSGTVKLYVNGALDMTTDNTQMDSNTGEIRLGADTFPDSSNAWPGYIDEVQLYDRALTDKQMQQAPGLVWPAITLSGSAEMTLSTNEAYVEAGATATDAVDGDLTASIQKTGHVDTSKGGIYTIKYTVSSSRGDRATKVRTVKVLPPKTLSRASRVLIDRGLQMQTWMPTEEMGRPFATPEEWKGSNFTTATYYEWPLYNKSFHKALPDAQWSLVKGAMGDGLGGSPKDSDKNGFLTPDQAANVNNLITISFGDEESYSEDILKTFTDWFKLSHQLYPNVLAHSNQQSRQWQRDSFETYIKTAEPDLLTFDDYMFSMGGTDNNLFTTVLNNINDQRTIALGGYDRTGQSPIAFGQYLLGFKTGQEPADVGPYIITESQLYGIPFATLTLGGKWLSMFRWEYDSRYFLFFDKDRKPTPQYYQYAEMARQIKNLGPHLVRLNSTDVFRVPGQYKDASGAVVNNKTPKETPVLNKFNRLRHPYLRNMTVKNNGTENNGLNGDALIGFFEPLPDTQSFFGSTDMEYFMVMNGLTTGNGLLPDQQHGSGAETKQTITVELNLAKYTPDAIKRVSRETGKLETVSLKSLGGNRYQLNVTLNGGVADLFQLDKTKVNPSYVALESASLPSMLELNPGETSALSPVVSPATATEKGVEWSSSNESIAKVDANGNITAVAGGKAFITATTVDGNKMARIEVTVSSMEIPVTGITVSPADVTLNSEDSVKLTASIIPDYATNKAYVWSSSDETIASVDQTGNVTAVAPGKATITATTVDGSFTGTSSITVLDASSEASMSELIVNGGSADLSFNSNKLDYTFTLNASVDTMTLQPRLKNSKGTIEVNGTKVNSGQLITAKVPLGNSKIVFVTNAVDGITSKTYTVTVKRNKNVALEAKAARATFTEHGTNWNINTNDYTEGANLPSAMIDGKVETYFQSARIEELNPKGEFNPAHKILLEWDENNLQDFNKLVVVVNKAQRQGLTVLDITTTEDGKTWDELNSSKLTWQTDSEDEYERITIDLADYKAFYGPDYKGIRGIYILLWKANLNEDKRYAISEMELYNDKDATEPVELSVSDIPAIGVKVNPPSAELLIHGTTKLTAVFEPVNATNNSVQWSSSDERVATVNGSGMVTAISVGTAIITATAGEGGILTSSSTIKVTSPDSDASLSALLVNDGSTNIDFNSSKTEYTINIAQGADTLTLKPTMSKADSTMKINDIAVTASQWVTAKVPMGNSKIHIVVTAKDGVTIKTYTITVKRNKNIALEATVVNATYNDHGRDWSATDYDNKSEHSPLKMIDGDDNTYFQSMPILNGKGEFDPPHRLMLQWNSDDLKDFNKLTLVVNKAQHQGLKVLDISTTEDGEEWQKTKSSVYLTWETDSPDTYERVTIDLPDYKEIYEHEGHEYNGLKGIYILLWAANLDETDRYAISEFELYNEKDATEPIVLTVNNPVATGVTVNPPSAELLIHAKLKLTAVFTPADAVNTPVQWSSSDERVATVDGNGNVTAIGVGTAIITVTAGEGNHLTASSTITVKPDPVKPDPENPYPYYPSVTPPTVIVEKGSINLVVTKVDAATGEAKGAVVITDWNKAVEIASTDAAGVKVIKIDVRKADGAKSYVIELPKEAIASNDVKTRIELSTEFGTISAPATMLNSMDLTGVNSIALSIAAGDISSLDPAVKTQLGNHPVIELSVKIDGKTVAWSNPKAPVKVSIAYKPTAEELADPEHIVVWYIDSTGKAVSVPSGKYDPVTGMVTFMTNHFSKYAVVFVHKTFNDIGGLSWAKKQIEVMASKGIINGTSENAFAPKETITRADFVALLVRALELKADGIETNFSDIPASAYYYKEVAIAKKLGITTGTGDGKFNPLQPISRQDALVLLHKAMKVAGKPIVDGSASDLNRFVDKGEIASYALDRIAALVHSGIVKGDGAYVHPIATLTRAEGAVMLYDMYNKE
- a CDS encoding Gfo/Idh/MocA family protein yields the protein MKSVIGWGFIGAGGITKRVMNDFKELSDAKLVAVFSRTEANAVQLALPYGAKAYTDCEAMIRNPEVDAIYVATPHHLHMEHACLALELGKPVLCEKPFAPNAAQVRKMVEKARKTGTYLMEAMWTRFFPVSRKVMQWVSDGAIGDVHYLTADFGFSAAENPQSRLFNPDMAGGSLLDVGVYAVSYASMVFGSKPVEVLSRSRSTSTGVDARMACLLEYENGQMASLFSSISTSTPQEVRIIGTKGHIEVPRFWSPREARLIIGDRLEDTIKDERIGEGFGYEFTAVHEDLRAGRKENALITLDESIAVAETLDTLRAQWGLVYPFEG